The segment CTGCACAAAGCTGACGCTGTACTTTTTGGTGAAGTGGCTCTGCTTCATCGTGGGGATGAGGCCGAGACGCTCCAGGGGACCAAAGGTGAAGGGAATGAGCGATTCGCCGATGTGGTAGCGTGGGAATTTCTCCCGCTCGATGACGAGCACGCGGTGACCGAATTCTGCGAGGATGGCTGCGGTGCTGCAGCCCGCTGGGCCACCGCCGATGATGAGGACGTCGTGCTGGGTATTCATAACGATCGGAAAGCTACTCCGGCGTCTGATAACCCAAATACTGTCTCAGCATGGCTTTGATGCCGCAGATGCATTTTAAAGGGCTCTCATATGGACGGCCTGCGCCGAGTTTGAAAACCTGCCAGTGACGATCAGGCGAAGCAAAGTGGCCATCTCGCTCCGCGAGATGAGCTGGACGCATGGCATATTCACCGGTTCACGGCCTCCAAATATCCTTCATGTTAGCGAAAGTCTTTTGCTCATTTGCTGTCGCTTCGCTCCACCCTCCGGGCAGCCTATGGCTGGCTATCTCCCTTCGGTCGGTTCGACGGAGCGAGATGGCTACCATTCTGGCGCGTATTCGGTATCTCTAGATGGTTTTCAAACGCGGCCTAGGGACTGAAAGCCCACTCCGGTGCGTTCAGCATGGCCCAGAGGATGTCTTCGAGGCGCTGGCGCCAAGCGGGATCGAGTTTGTCGGTGGCGGGGTCGCCTTTGCGAGCGGCGGCTTCTTGGGCCATGCGGACGGTGGTGGCTTCGCCGTCGAGGTGATTGGACCAGGAGACGTATTTTTCTCGGGAGCGGGTACTCTGAGGTTTAGAGTTTACGGTTTCGAGTTTCGAGATCCGCGTGTCGTAGCCGGGCGTGAGGTGCTTCACATAGAGCTCTTTTTCCTCGGCGCTGGGGCGTCGGGTGAGGAGTTGCAGGTAGATGTTTTCGATGAGTTGCTCGACGCTTTGCTTCTTCAAGGCCATCTGCGTGATGCCATGGTCGTCACTGAGACGTGTGAGCCAAACACCGACGGTGCCATTGCTCAAAATGGCGGGCTGGAGGACGTTCGGGGCGGCGTCGCGGACGCTGGTGGGGTCCTGGCGGGCACCGCGCCATCCGAAGGCGCTCAAAACATCGCCCACGGCCTGGATGCGCGGCAGACTGAGGCTGGGGCGGTCACGCTCATTGCTGGTGCTGGTGAGCATCCAGCTACGGCGAGGTTTGCCCATGTGAATGGCGTTTTTGAGGTCGCGGGTGTTGTCGATGTCGAGGCAGACTTCTTCGGTTTTGAAGGGTTTGCCGGTGGCAGCGAAGAGGCTGTCCACGATCTGCTCGGCCATGAGGCGACGCGGCGCGGGGGCAGCAAAGACGGGGCTGGTTTCTTTGAGCTCGCTGTCGGTAGCACGCTGGTAGGCGTGGGAGGTCATGATGAGGCGGGCGAGGTGCTTCAAATCGTAGCCGCCACGCACGAACTCGCGTCCGAGATACTTGAGCAGCTCGGGATGCGAAGGTTTGCCCTTTTCCCAATCGGCGACTGGCTCGACGATGCCACGGCCCATGAAGCGTGCCCACACGCGATTGGCCATGACCTGGGCGAAGCGTTCGTTTTGCGGCGCAGTGATGAGCGCGGCGAGTTGGTCGCGGGTGTTGGTGGGATCTTCGGCGAGCTTGGCGGCGGATTCGTCGCAGAACTCGGTGAGCGACCACTGCGGCGGCACTTTGGCACCCACTTTGAGTGTGATGTTGATGAGCGGCTTGCGGCCAGTCATTTTGAAACGATCTGGGCTGACACTGCTGGTGAGAGGCACGACGAGCTCCTTCGTATTGAGCATGGCGGCTATCTTGAATAAGTCCTCCTGCGTGCTCTTCGCGGCGGGAGCGTCGTGGCAGCGGGCGCACTTCATTTCCACGCCGAGGAAGGCCGCGCCGATGATGGTCCCTTTCGCCGCCATGGGCACATCGTTCTGCGAGGCGGTGGCAAAGCCCGCGGGGCCGCCGAGGCGCTCGCTGCCCTTCATTTGCAGCAACTCGGTGACGAAGAAGTCCATGGGCTTGTTGTCCCGCAGCGACTCATAGAGCCACCAGCGGAAGGGGCCGGTGTTGTTCAGCGTGGGATTGAGGATGTTCGGATTCTCCGCGAGCACGTCCTGCCAGTAGCCCATCCAGTGATCTGCCCAGCGGGGATCAGCGAGGAGGCGGTCGATGAGACGCTCGCGAGGTGAAGTGCTGAGTGCTGAGTGCTGAGTGCTGACTTTTTGAGGATCGGACTGAGTACTAAGCACGGAGGTCTGAGCACTTTTTTTCACATCGGCCAAAAAGCTCTCAATCTCGGCCAGCGAAGGCGTGACGCCGACCGTGTCCAAATACGCACGACGGAGGAAAGTGAGGTCATCGGTCAAAGCGGTGACTTCCAGGCGATCCGCGCGGAGTTCTGGCCATGTCGCTCCCTCTTTGATCCAGGTGGTGAGGGCTTCGACATCGGCGGCACTGAGTTTTTCGCCTTTGGGCGGCATGACTTCGTCTTCGTCATGCGAAACGATACGTTTCAGGATGGCGCTGGCATCTGGCTTGCCGGGGGTGATGGCCGCGCCGTCGCTTTCGCCACCTTTGATGGCAGAGACGAGCGAATCGAGCTGGAGATCGCCTTTTGCTTTGCCGCCGCGATGGCATTCGAGGCACTTCGTTTCGAGGATGGGCTGCACCTGCTTGAAGAAATCAACCGTGCCCTTGTGAGCGGTCTGCGACTTCACTTTGGCGATCGTAGCTCCGATGAAGTGGTCGATGTCATTGAGCTTCGGCAGGCCTTCAGGCAGCGCGGGCACTTTCACCGGCTCGGTGCTCGCCAGCCATTGTTTTGCGGCCTCGCGACGCTTTGCCCAGTAGGGATCGGACTTTGCACGCATCTCGGCGCGGCGCTTGTCATTCACGATCTCGTAGTGCGCGGTGCGCTCTTTTTCATACTGGGTCCATCCGGCGTCGTTGTAGGGCACGCTGCGTTTGCCAGCGGAGATGAGCTGCCAGCTCTGCGTGCCTGCTGGCGACCAAGCGACGACGGTTTCGCCCAATTCGGGCCTACGGATGGATTTCCCCACGAAACTGCCCACCAGCGTCTCCAGCACGATGAACTGTGGCTTCCCGGTGCCTTCAAACTCGCACCACGATTCGCGATTGCCCGGTGGCACGAAGCGGAAGTCGGGGCCGAGGTCGAGGTAGTCTTTTTGATCGGCCACGAGGTGATGTCCGTCACTGTCCTTCGGTGGGAAAGGCGTCTTGAGCATCGTTTTGCCGTCGATGAGGAGATTGGTGGCACCACGAGCACGCAGCAGCAGGCGGTGCTTGCCCTTTGGGAAAGTCACGCTGGCCGCCGCACGCAAAAGGAAAGGCACATGGCGGTCGCCACGCACACCCGTCTCGACGTATTTTTGCGGCACGTCAAAGAAGCCGAAAACATCCTCGGTGTAGCTTTCGGCGACTTTCGGCGGCTCACTGGGCCATGCATTGGACTCAGGCATGCCATCCTCGGCGAGCTGCACGAGCACGCGACCTGCGGGCACGTCTTTTTGCGCCACGGGCGGTGGTGGCGGGATGAACTGATACTTCGCCTTCAGCGCCTCCGTGTCGATGGGACCGCGATAGATTGCCACATCATCGAGCCAGCCCTCAAACGCGTGCGACTCGGCCATCGTCGAGCCATTGCCGATCACTACGGCATCTCCATCCATCACCGGGCCGCGATCCGTCGCACCGCCCATGTCCCAGGTGCCATCGGTTTCTTGGCCGTCGATGTAGCCTTTGATGCTCTTGGGCTTCCCGTATGTGTAAGTCACCGCCACATGATGCCAGCCCGCCGTGGGCACCGTGTCCTTCGACCACCAGCGATGCCAGTCGCCCTTTTTCCCCGGCACATCGGCGCTGTGGAAGAGAAAACCGATCTGCGAGCCCGCCTTGCCATGCTGAAGGCGGAAGGCGTAGTTTTGATTGTTCGCACCGAACTCCTTCGTGCCGAGGCGGCCCTTCCCGATGATGTACGGCGTGCCCGAGGCATCCGCCACCTTCACCCAGGCCTCCAGCGTGATCGTTTCATTCAGGCCAAAGCGCAGCTCCGGGCTATCAGCGACTTTGATCGGCGACTTTACATCGAACTTTCGCGCCTTGTTCGTCTCCGAAAAGCCCGGATACGTCGGAGCCCGTGGCCCGGCCTCCTTGCCATCATCAAAACGCCACTGCATCACCGGCGCGGAGGCTGGCTTGTCAGAGGCATCATTGCCCCCACTGTCGTTTTGCGCAACAGAGGTGAGTGTGAAGGCTAGGTAGGAAACAAAAAGCGGTCGGAACATTCCTCACTAACGTCTTCCAAGACCTGATTTAAGCATTCCATCCCCCCACTTTCGTGAGGGGCACCAAGAGTTGTCCCAGCCCACGGTCCGAACGGTGGGGCGGGTGTGCTGAACAAGATTCTAGAGCTGACAGCATTCGTGTAAGAAGTTGGCCTGTGGTCGTGATTGAGTGACTGGCATGTTACGATTGTTCTTATTCTTCCTCCTCGCGACCACCCATGTCCTTGCTTGTTCGGTGCCGGTGTTTCGTTATGCGCTGGAGCACTGGGAAGCGGATGCTTATCGCGTGACGGCACCCGCTGGGGCGAAGCTGCCTGAGAACTACGTCGTGACTACGGGTGAGGCGCAAAACATCGAACTACGGCAGCCGAAGTCTGCACGGAATGACGCGGTGATCTGGTCCGCCCCATTTACACCGGAAAATGTGAACGTGATGATCGATTCACCAGCGAGGAGGGCTGTCGCGGAACGACTGGGCAATGGTGAAAGCGCTGTGTGGGTGTTTTTAGCAAGCGGCGATTCTGCGAAGGATGCAGCGGCGATCAAGGCACTGGAGGAGCGGCTCGACTATCTGGCAGGTGTGATGAATTTGCCAAAACTGGATGAGCAAGACATCAAGAACGGCCTTGTGTCGGTCCCTGGGGATGGCTTGCGATTGGCTTTTTCGATGGTGAAGGTGAAGCGGGATGATCCCGCAGAGGCGGCCTTTGTGGCGATGCTGATGGCGAGCGAGGAGGATCTGGCGGGATTCACCCAGGAGCCGATGGTTTTTCCCATCTTCGGCCAGGGACGGGCTCTTTATGCTCTGGTGGGCAAGGGTATCCGCGCTGAGACGATTGACGAGGCAGCACAGTTTTTGATCGGTTCCTGTTCATGCCAGGTGAAGGAGCAGAATCCGGGCATGGATATTGCGATGGCAGTGGATTGGCGGCAGATGGTGAAGGACCAGGCACTACCGGGCCAAAAACTGCCGGAACTGAGCGAAATGGCCGATTTACTACCGCAGACGGTGACGATCAAAGATGAGCAAAAAACGCCCATTGCGGTCGGAAAAGCCTTTGGAGAAGTTTTTGGCTTCCCATGGGTTTTGGGGCTTTTTTTAGCCTTGGTGGCTGGTTTCGTGTGGTCCCGCAGGAACAAGTAAGTATGCTCCAAAGCACAAGCACGACTCGAATCCTCACCACATGCACGCCGCAGGCCCCAAAAACCCTCTTCATGGTATCACACTGGCGATGATGCTGGAGCAACTGGTCGCTCACTATGGCTGGGAGATGCTGGGGCGGATGATTCCGATCAATTGCTTCAACTGGCACCCGAGCATCAAGAGCAGCCTGATTTTTCTGCGCCGCACGCAATGGGCACGCGATAAAGTGGAGGCGCTATATCTTGATTCACTGCCGGATATGCAGCGGGAGAAGGACCCCGCGCCTCCGAACGACTGAACCCCTGAGTCAGCGACGATCTGCGACGAAGATGGTATGGGTGCATCGCTTGGCCTGGGGCCATGCCTTGGCAGGGACGACGCTTACTTTGAAGCCCGCTTTGGCAAGCCGGCGGGCGAACGCAGGATCGCTGCTAGCAGACCAGAAGGTGACACGCCCCCCAGGCTTCAGTGCATGCTGAATGGCAGAGAATCCACGTGCCTGATAGAGCCGCTCGTTGCCATTCTGCACCATGGCGACAGGTCCATTGTCCACATCGAGCAAGATGGCATCATAATGTGCTGCTGGAGCTCGGGAGATGACATGAAAAACGTCTTCGATGAGCACTTCGACACGTTTGTCATCGAGCGAAAGGCCATTGATGGCATGAAGGTACTGGCGATTCCACGCGACGACTTCTGGCAGGAGCTCCGCGACGCTGATCCGAGCATCCGCAGGGACGAGGGCGAGCACCTGGCGTAGTGAAAAGCCAAATCCGAGTCCGCCAATGAGCACGCGTGCATCCGCTCTCATGCTGAGCTGTTCACATGCGAGCTGAGCCAGCACTTTTTCAGACTCTGCAGCATTCGTGCCCATGAGCGGCTGGCGATTCACCCGCAGATAAAAATGCGAATCGTGTGAATGGAGGGAGAGCGCCGCGCCATCAGGCGTGCGAGCCTCAGCGAGCAAAAGGAAGGGCTTCAAGGCTGGAGCTTTGACTCAGGGCAGTGTGACAGTCACGCGATAAAATCGACTCCGGCGTTCAGTCTTTGGAGTTCACATTGGCAACTGGCCTTTTCGGCGATAAATGCACCTTTGTATGCATCTCACTCGCCGCCAATTCGCCTCTGGTCTTGCCCTCTCCTCTCTCTTCCCTGCTTGCAGCGGACCAAGGCCGCAGACCTATCAGCAGCCGCAGGCTGCTGCGGGATATGGCGGCCCATTCATGCTCGGGGTGGATGTGCTGGCCGCGCGGGGCTTTGATCTGCTGCGTGGGCGGCGAGTCGGGCTCATTACGAATCATACCAGCCTCACCGGGCGTGGTGAGCGCACGCGGCAGCTCCTCCAGCGTGGCCTGGGAGCTGGGCTCACGGCACTCTATGCACCGGAGCACGGGATCGATGGCCACATCCTCGCTGGAGTGCATGTCGCGACGCGGCGTGATAGCGTGACGGGCCTCACCGTTCACTCACTCTACGGCCCCACTCGCAAGCCCACTCCGGCGCAGCTCGCGGGCATCGACATCCTCGTTTTTGACCTCCAGGACATCGGTTGCCGCAGCTACACCTACATCAGCACCATGATCGTCGCGATGGAGGCCGCTGCGGAGAATGGGAAGTTCTTTGTCGTGCTGGATAGGCCGAATCCGATCGGTGGCCACCGTGTCGAAGGCCCACCGCTGGAGGCAAAGTGGAAATCCTTCGTCGGCCAAGTGCCCGTGCCCTATGTGCATGGCATGACTGCGGGCGAGATCGCGCAGATGGCCTGCGCACGCGGCTGGGTCAGCCGGGTGCCGCGCATGACCGTGGTCAAGATGCAGGGCTATCATCGCGGCATGATCTGGCAGGATACCGGCCTACGCTGGCACCCCACCTCGCCGAATATCCCGTATCAGACCTCTCCCTTTTACTACGTCGCCACGGGTATCTGCGGCGGGGCTGCTGCAGTCGATGTCGGTATCGGCACAGACAATCCTTTCGGCTACGCGGGCGGTGATGGCGTGAACGCGCAGGCGATGCTGGCCACCTGTCGCCGCTGGAATACGCCCGGTGTCACCTACTCAGCCTATCAAAACAAAGGATTCGGTGGTGTGAAGCTCCATATCCATCCGCGCAATACCACCGACCTCACTGCTCTCGATGTCATGCTGCTCTCTGAGCTTAATCGCCTGAGCGGAGGCCGCGTCGCGGGCCGCATGAGCGGATCAAAGCTCAATTTATTCAACAAAGTGTACGGCAGCGACTCTCTCCACCGCGACCTCCTCCACGGCACACCTGGTGCCACGATCGCCGCTCGCTGGCAGGGTTGGGTCCAGAGCTTCCGCTCTCAGCGGCAGCAGTATTTGCTCTATGCGTGATAGCGACTTCAGTGTGTGAGGTGGTGGCGGCCAAAAGCCATCCTTCTAGATTACTTTTTCTTTTTTCCGCCGCGCTTGGCTTTCTCATATTTCACATCCCGGCGTGGTGGCAGATCGGTCGAGGCAGTGCCTCCATCGACCCGCTTCTTCAATTCGCGAATTTGATCACGCAAAAGAGCGGCACGCTCGTATTCGAGCTTCATCGCTGCCTCGGCCATTTCTTGTTCGAGCTCACGGATGGTCTCCGTCACAGCGAAGTCGCCACCACCTTCACGCACGACGCTTTCTTCGACTTCACGTGCCCGGCCTAGGATTTGCAGGCTTTCCTGCACCGCCCGGCGTACTGTCTGTGGAGTGATGCCATGCTTCTCATTGTGCTCCAACTGCACCTGACGTCGATACTTACTGATATTGAGCAGCGCCTTGATGCTCTGCGTCTGCACATCGGCAAAGAGCACGACTTCACCACCGAGATGACGTGCAGCGCGGCCCGCAGTCTGCACCAGCGAGGTCTCGCTGCGCAGGAAGCCCTCCTTATCCGCATCCAGGATGCATACGAGGCTCACCTCCGGCAAATCGAGGCCCTCGCGGAGCAGATTGATGCCCACCAGCACATCGCAGTCGCCGTTTCGTAGGCTGCGGAGGATTTCCACACGCTCGATGGCGTCGATATCGCTGTGAAGGTATCGCACTTTGAAGGCGAGATTGCGCAGATAGTCCGTGAGATCCTCCGCCGTGCGTTTTGTGAGAGTGGTGACGAGCACACGCTCGCCTTTTTCGACGCGTTGGCGGCAAAGCTCGATCGTTTCGTCGATCTGGCCTTTGAGTGGCTTGATCGTGATGATCGGGTCCAGCAAGCCCGTGGGGCGGATGATCTGCTCTACGACCAAATTTCGGCCTTTGGTCGTCACATCGAATTTTTCCGGCGACTCCGCACTGCCGCTGATGCGGACGTTTTTCGTCATCGGCGGTGCTTCTTTGTCTTTGGCGATGTAGCCGCTGTTTCCGACCACGCTGTTCTCGATCTCGAACCGCGCAGGCGTGGCGCTGACATAGACCATCTGGCCCACTTTGCCCATGAACTCCTCAAAACGCAGCGGGCGGTTGTCGAGAGCACTGGGAAGGCGAAATCCATGCTCCACGAGCGTGGTTTTGCGCGATTTATCGCCCTCATACATACCGCCGATCTGCGGAATGGTAGCGTGGCTTTCATCGACAAAGACGAGCGGCGGTTCACGGAAGAAATCCAGCAGCGTCCCAGGAGTGGCACCCGGTGCACGCCCAGTGAGATGGCGGCTGTAGTTTTCGATCCCTTGGCAAAAGCCCATCTCCTGCATCATCTCGATGTCATACTGCGTGCGCATCTTGATGCGCTGCGCCTCCAGGAGCTTCCCCTCCCTCTCAAAGCATGCCACTCGCTCCTCCGCCTCCTCACGGATCTTCACGATAGCTTTGCGCAGCTTATCCCCCGGTGTGACGAACTGCTTTGCTGGGAAAATCGTATAACTCGGCAGCTTTAGCGTCACCGTACCGGTCAGCACGTCCACCGCGCTGATACGCTCGATTTCATCTCCAAAAAACTCGATACGAATGGCCTCATTTTCCAGATAGGCCGGCACGATCTCGATCACATCTCCCCGAGCGCGGAATTTGCCACGCTGGAGCTGGTAGTCGTTCCGCTCATAAAGCATATCCACCAGACGAGTCAGCAGTTCTTCCCGCGAAATGCGCTGCCCGGTCTGTAGCGGCACCATCATGCCTTCATAGTCCTCTGGCGAACCGAGACCATAGATGCATGACACACTGGCCACGATGATCGTGTCCTGCCGCGTGAGCAGCGCCCCCATGCTAGAGAGCCGCAGCCGCTCGATCTCATCATTCACCGCGCTGTCTTTCTCAATGTAGGTGTCCGTGCGCGGGATGTAGGCCTCCGGCTGGTAGTAGTCGAAGTAGCTCACGAAGTACTCCACCGAGTTGTCCGGGAAGAAGTTTTTAAACTCCGAGTAGAGCTGCGCCGCGAGCGTCTTGTTGTGCGAGAACACCAGCGCCGGTCTGCCA is part of the Verrucomicrobiaceae bacterium genome and harbors:
- a CDS encoding DUF1343 domain-containing protein, which encodes MHLTRRQFASGLALSSLFPACSGPRPQTYQQPQAAAGYGGPFMLGVDVLAARGFDLLRGRRVGLITNHTSLTGRGERTRQLLQRGLGAGLTALYAPEHGIDGHILAGVHVATRRDSVTGLTVHSLYGPTRKPTPAQLAGIDILVFDLQDIGCRSYTYISTMIVAMEAAAENGKFFVVLDRPNPIGGHRVEGPPLEAKWKSFVGQVPVPYVHGMTAGEIAQMACARGWVSRVPRMTVVKMQGYHRGMIWQDTGLRWHPTSPNIPYQTSPFYYVATGICGGAAAVDVGIGTDNPFGYAGGDGVNAQAMLATCRRWNTPGVTYSAYQNKGFGGVKLHIHPRNTTDLTALDVMLLSELNRLSGGRVAGRMSGSKLNLFNKVYGSDSLHRDLLHGTPGATIAARWQGWVQSFRSQRQQYLLYA
- the uvrB gene encoding excinuclease ABC subunit UvrB, encoding MSVFQLNPELTPQGDQAQAIAKLVKSVQAGNRHQTLLGVTGSGKTFTMANIIAEVGRPALVFSHNKTLAAQLYSEFKNFFPDNSVEYFVSYFDYYQPEAYIPRTDTYIEKDSAVNDEIERLRLSSMGALLTRQDTIIVASVSCIYGLGSPEDYEGMMVPLQTGQRISREELLTRLVDMLYERNDYQLQRGKFRARGDVIEIVPAYLENEAIRIEFFGDEIERISAVDVLTGTVTLKLPSYTIFPAKQFVTPGDKLRKAIVKIREEAEERVACFEREGKLLEAQRIKMRTQYDIEMMQEMGFCQGIENYSRHLTGRAPGATPGTLLDFFREPPLVFVDESHATIPQIGGMYEGDKSRKTTLVEHGFRLPSALDNRPLRFEEFMGKVGQMVYVSATPARFEIENSVVGNSGYIAKDKEAPPMTKNVRISGSAESPEKFDVTTKGRNLVVEQIIRPTGLLDPIITIKPLKGQIDETIELCRQRVEKGERVLVTTLTKRTAEDLTDYLRNLAFKVRYLHSDIDAIERVEILRSLRNGDCDVLVGINLLREGLDLPEVSLVCILDADKEGFLRSETSLVQTAGRAARHLGGEVVLFADVQTQSIKALLNISKYRRQVQLEHNEKHGITPQTVRRAVQESLQILGRAREVEESVVREGGGDFAVTETIRELEQEMAEAAMKLEYERAALLRDQIRELKKRVDGGTASTDLPPRRDVKYEKAKRGGKKKK
- a CDS encoding DUF1553 domain-containing protein yields the protein MFRPLFVSYLAFTLTSVAQNDSGGNDASDKPASAPVMQWRFDDGKEAGPRAPTYPGFSETNKARKFDVKSPIKVADSPELRFGLNETITLEAWVKVADASGTPYIIGKGRLGTKEFGANNQNYAFRLQHGKAGSQIGFLFHSADVPGKKGDWHRWWSKDTVPTAGWHHVAVTYTYGKPKSIKGYIDGQETDGTWDMGGATDRGPVMDGDAVVIGNGSTMAESHAFEGWLDDVAIYRGPIDTEALKAKYQFIPPPPPVAQKDVPAGRVLVQLAEDGMPESNAWPSEPPKVAESYTEDVFGFFDVPQKYVETGVRGDRHVPFLLRAAASVTFPKGKHRLLLRARGATNLLIDGKTMLKTPFPPKDSDGHHLVADQKDYLDLGPDFRFVPPGNRESWCEFEGTGKPQFIVLETLVGSFVGKSIRRPELGETVVAWSPAGTQSWQLISAGKRSVPYNDAGWTQYEKERTAHYEIVNDKRRAEMRAKSDPYWAKRREAAKQWLASTEPVKVPALPEGLPKLNDIDHFIGATIAKVKSQTAHKGTVDFFKQVQPILETKCLECHRGGKAKGDLQLDSLVSAIKGGESDGAAITPGKPDASAILKRIVSHDEDEVMPPKGEKLSAADVEALTTWIKEGATWPELRADRLEVTALTDDLTFLRRAYLDTVGVTPSLAEIESFLADVKKSAQTSVLSTQSDPQKVSTQHSALSTSPRERLIDRLLADPRWADHWMGYWQDVLAENPNILNPTLNNTGPFRWWLYESLRDNKPMDFFVTELLQMKGSERLGGPAGFATASQNDVPMAAKGTIIGAAFLGVEMKCARCHDAPAAKSTQEDLFKIAAMLNTKELVVPLTSSVSPDRFKMTGRKPLINITLKVGAKVPPQWSLTEFCDESAAKLAEDPTNTRDQLAALITAPQNERFAQVMANRVWARFMGRGIVEPVADWEKGKPSHPELLKYLGREFVRGGYDLKHLARLIMTSHAYQRATDSELKETSPVFAAPAPRRLMAEQIVDSLFAATGKPFKTEEVCLDIDNTRDLKNAIHMGKPRRSWMLTSTSNERDRPSLSLPRIQAVGDVLSAFGWRGARQDPTSVRDAAPNVLQPAILSNGTVGVWLTRLSDDHGITQMALKKQSVEQLIENIYLQLLTRRPSAEEKELYVKHLTPGYDTRISKLETVNSKPQSTRSREKYVSWSNHLDGEATTVRMAQEAAARKGDPATDKLDPAWRQRLEDILWAMLNAPEWAFSP
- a CDS encoding spermine synthase — translated: MKPFLLLAEARTPDGAALSLHSHDSHFYLRVNRQPLMGTNAAESEKVLAQLACEQLSMRADARVLIGGLGFGFSLRQVLALVPADARISVAELLPEVVAWNRQYLHAINGLSLDDKRVEVLIEDVFHVISRAPAAHYDAILLDVDNGPVAMVQNGNERLYQARGFSAIQHALKPGGRVTFWSASSDPAFARRLAKAGFKVSVVPAKAWPQAKRCTHTIFVADRR
- a CDS encoding DUF2132 domain-containing protein encodes the protein MHAAGPKNPLHGITLAMMLEQLVAHYGWEMLGRMIPINCFNWHPSIKSSLIFLRRTQWARDKVEALYLDSLPDMQREKDPAPPND